Within Desulfolithobacter dissulfuricans, the genomic segment CCTTGACAATGAAGAAAAACTTCTCTTCCTTGGCGTCGTTGCTGCCCCCTTCATGGAAATCAGCCATACCCACCGGATAGTACCGACAGGCGGACGGACGATCCGAATAGACCGTGCATCCCTCGGGCGTCACAAAAGGGCAGGCCTTTTTCTCTTCGGTCAACTTGATCTGGACACCCGGCATGTCGGTCTTTTCCAGGTATGTGGGCTCGGTGTATTTCATGATGAATTCATGGGCCGGGATTCCGAGGCGTTTCCGCAGAATAAGAATATCGTACGGGGTGAGGACGATCTTGATATTATGACAGCAGGCGGTAAAGCAGGAAACACCGGGATGACACTGGAACTGGAGATGGGAGTCCAGGGTCAGTTTCTCCGGCAGGATATGAGAGGGATTCTTGTCTGTTATCTTGGTAAAATCTTTTTCTTTGCTTATAAAACTCTTTTTTGTCTCTGTCATGCTATGCAGTATCCTTTATAAAGGTTTGTCTTTGGCAACAGAATCAAGGGGATATCCCGTCTGCGGGCCAAAAGAGGCAAGCCCATGACAGCTCGCATCTCCTGGTCCTGCCCCCACGTGGTTTCCCCGCCGAAACACTGTCTCACTCCGACCTGAGTTCGGCCGGGCCCGCCCGCAGCTCTTTGAAAGCAGGCAGAAAACACAAATTTTTATTGTACCATCTCCTTGTTTTCTGTCAAACGATAAGACCACTGGCCAGAGGAATGGATAAAAAAATTCGGATGGCCTTTCCACCAGCCAGGGCGGGGACTCCTTGCCATTTCCATGAAAAGTATATATATTTACTCCACTCTCATGAAACATGATTTTCAGACCTTAAATATACCACCCACAAATGAAAAAAATTTTTACCACCCCCATTGACCTGAGCAAGGTGGAAACGCTGATCTACCATCTGCCCGATGGTCCCTCCTTCTCTCTTGAGATGAAAGGGATGGAAGACTTCATTGAAATCGAACTGGAACTCGGTGACATCTGTGACACCTCGGACATTGATGGAGTGATCCATTTCTTTCCCCGGGGCAATGCCTGAGTCGGCGGTTGCCGATCACCTGGATTCCAGAATCACCCCGTCAGCCGGCCTTGAACATCGCCGGTGCCCCCTTTCCACCTGGTGGTACGTGGCAGAAGAAAGCGTAACCCTGTTCTCTTCCCGTTGCCGATACCAGGCCCTGTTTCGTGACTGACTGCGATCTCACATCCGATACCCACGTCCACACCCTGCTGTGTAACCATGCCCGGGGCGAGATGGAAGACTATGTCCGGGCTGCGCTCAAGCGCAACCTGACGCGGTTGACCTTTCTCGAACACCTGGAAGCAGATATCTCCTATCCGCAGCGAACCTGGCTGCGGGATCAGGATTTCAACAGCTATTTCGCCGAAGGTTACCGGCTGCAGGATAAATATGGCGGCCAGCTCACCATTGAGCTGGGGGTAGAGGCGGGCTATAATCCCGAGGCCGTGGACCTCATGCAGGCCCGGCTTGCGCGCTGGCCCTTTGAACGGATCGGCCTTTCCTACCATTTCTACCGCGTGGGCTCGCGTCATTACAATCTGGTCAGCCGGAGGCGGGAAAACATGACAGCCCTGGGCCGAATCGGCGTCGAACAGGTGACCAGCGACTACCTGAGCGGTCTCATTCAAGCGGTACAGGAGCTGGAGTGCGACGTGCTCTGCCACCTGGACGCGGTCATGCGTCACCATCCAGGGTATCGGCTCCTGCCCTCCCACCAGCGCCAGATCGACACTCTGCTCGATCTCATGGCTGCCCGTAACATTTCCCTGGAGATCAACACCTCCGGCTTTCCCATCCGCGACCTTCCCTATCCCTCGCCGGACATCATCGCCAGAGCCAGGGACCGTGCCATTCCCCTGGCTGCCGGCTCCGATGCCCACCATCCCGAGCAGGTGGGCCGCCATTTCGAAGACCTGGCCCGTCTCCTCAACAGCGGCAGCTGACCAGACCCTGTCCTCGACCGGCTCCCAGCCGGAATCAGCCACCAGGTTCCACCATATCCCTTCCGGGAGAAAGTAAGCAGCAGACCCAAAAAAAATCCTCACCCCCGGGAAATGTGATAATTTTGTGAGAACCGTCCGGCATAATAAATCGGCAAGGAGGCCAGCAGGTCCTGAACCGGTCCGGGCAACAACCGGCCAGGGACATCACAGTCTGACAGAGAGAAACCATGTCGGAGGGGAGAGAAGAAAAATGAAACAGGTCATCAGCGACCAGACCAGGCACTGGCTCACCATATCGGCCCTGGTACTCAGGGAGCCTCTGGAAAACCTGCAGGAACTGGTCCTGCGAATCACCAGGAAGAATCCTGCCATGGGCTTTTACGCCACCGATCTGGCCCGGCTCCGCATGTCCGGCATGGACATGGAAACAGTTCTCCACCGGATATGGCAGGCGGACACACCGGTTTCCATCCAGGAGATCATGAATACGGAAAAATTCCGTTCCCATCCCTCGGCCAGGGCAATCTGCTTCCTGGCCGATCTGGTCCTGTCCGACGCCGGCGGCACCATCAGGAACCGGCTCAGCCAGAGGGCCGAAACCGGTTCGCACAACGGCCCCATACTCCATTGACGACAAAAGCGGGTACCGTCCGGTAATCCGCTTCCCTATTGTTTTCCTTCCCTGCCTTTCGCAGGACGGTCCCGGCTCAGGAAACCGTTATATATTTACCCATGGCCTTTTTCAGGGACTCGGCATTGAAGGGCTTGATCAGGATATCGTTCACACCGACCTTCTGCGCCGCCTCATGATCCTGGGCATCCCCCTGGGTGGTCACCATGATAATGGGCAGCTCTGAGGGCCCATACTTCTCGCGGATCTTTTCAGTAAGCTGAATACCGGTAATTTCCGGCATATTCAGGTCGGTCAGGACCAGGGCCGGTTTCTCCTTTTCAAGCCACTCCAGGGCCCCGGCCGGGAACTCGAACAGGACCGGCTCAAAGCCAAGCTCATGCAGGGTGGCCTTGTAGATGTTAAGGATCATCCGTGAGTCATCCACGGCACAGATCTTCTGCCGTCTGCCGGCGGCATCGACGGTCCCGTCACCGATCCGGGCCGCAAAGCTGTCCAGACCATGTTTTTTGAGCAGTCGTACGTAGTGGTCGCGAATATCCTTGTGGGCATGGGGCAGATAGATAAGGGCCTTTTCCTGAAAATACTCTTCTCCGGCCAGGCTGAGGAAGACATTGTCCACCTGGGCATTGACGATGATCTTGACGATATGGCGCGCTTCGTCGCTGTCGTTCTTGACCAGGTTCTTTATTCCCGCGGCCAGAATTTCGTTGAAATTCCGATCAATGGCCCGGGCCGCGGCAATGCAGACATGGTCCTCGGGATCGGTCAGCCCGGCGGCCAGGGTGTAGGCGCCCTTGCGCAGCGGCAGCCTGGCCAGGGCCTCGTAGGCGGCAAACCGGACGTTGGGGTTGCGCGGCTCGCTGTTCAACAGTTTGCGGATCGGCATGATGGCGCTCTCATCCCCGATATCTCCGAGTACGTTCAGGGTATGGATGAGCAGGTCATCGTCCTCTTCCTTGAGATTTTCAATGAGCACCGGCACCGATTTGACCCCGATCCGGATGAGCTCCTCCTTGGCATAGGTCCGCATATGGGCGTAATGGGACCGGAGGGTGTCGTTTAATTTTTCCAGCGAGACCGAGTCCTGGACATCGGCAAAGATGCCGAGGATCAGAAAATCGAGCTCGTTATCCGTCCCCATCCGTTCGGCCAGACGATGCATGGCCGTGGGGGTGCCCACCATTCCCAGGGCATGGATGGCGGTGATGATCAGCTCCCGGTCCGCCGAGTAGAGATAATCGGTCAGGGTATTGATACACTGGGGATCGCCGATCAGCCCCAGGGTCTCGATGATCAGCTTGATCTGCAGGGAATCATCGGTCTCGCCGAGCAGATCGATCAGCGCCTGGGTCGCCTCTTCGAGCCGCAGCTCACCGGCGGTCTCGATCATGATGGTCTTATCCTCGATCTGTGGGTCGCGCAAACTCTCGATGAGCACCTCCGGATAGGCGATCAGGTGGGATATCAGGGTTTCCCGGACCACGGGCAGGGATTCACAAAGCTCGGGCTGGGTGGTGAGCAGATAATTGAGAAGCCGAACACTGAACCTGGGCTCGGCCCTGGACAGTTCGTAGAGAATACGGTTCTGGGTTGTCTTGTCCACATCCGCTAGATGATTCAGGACAAGGCGGGCCTTGAGGGTGTCGCCGGTCTTGATATTGTCCCGGATCTCCTGAACCATGTGTTCGGGATTCACATCTGCCATTCATCCACTCCTTTTCCTTGGAAAGTTTATCTCGCCCCGGGGGCCGGTCAACCG encodes:
- a CDS encoding histidinol-phosphatase codes for the protein MTDCDLTSDTHVHTLLCNHARGEMEDYVRAALKRNLTRLTFLEHLEADISYPQRTWLRDQDFNSYFAEGYRLQDKYGGQLTIELGVEAGYNPEAVDLMQARLARWPFERIGLSYHFYRVGSRHYNLVSRRRENMTALGRIGVEQVTSDYLSGLIQAVQELECDVLCHLDAVMRHHPGYRLLPSHQRQIDTLLDLMAARNISLEINTSGFPIRDLPYPSPDIIARARDRAIPLAAGSDAHHPEQVGRHFEDLARLLNSGS
- a CDS encoding HEAT repeat domain-containing protein; its protein translation is MADVNPEHMVQEIRDNIKTGDTLKARLVLNHLADVDKTTQNRILYELSRAEPRFSVRLLNYLLTTQPELCESLPVVRETLISHLIAYPEVLIESLRDPQIEDKTIMIETAGELRLEEATQALIDLLGETDDSLQIKLIIETLGLIGDPQCINTLTDYLYSADRELIITAIHALGMVGTPTAMHRLAERMGTDNELDFLILGIFADVQDSVSLEKLNDTLRSHYAHMRTYAKEELIRIGVKSVPVLIENLKEEDDDLLIHTLNVLGDIGDESAIMPIRKLLNSEPRNPNVRFAAYEALARLPLRKGAYTLAAGLTDPEDHVCIAAARAIDRNFNEILAAGIKNLVKNDSDEARHIVKIIVNAQVDNVFLSLAGEEYFQEKALIYLPHAHKDIRDHYVRLLKKHGLDSFAARIGDGTVDAAGRRQKICAVDDSRMILNIYKATLHELGFEPVLFEFPAGALEWLEKEKPALVLTDLNMPEITGIQLTEKIREKYGPSELPIIMVTTQGDAQDHEAAQKVGVNDILIKPFNAESLKKAMGKYITVS